Proteins from a genomic interval of Ndongobacter massiliensis:
- the sdaAA gene encoding L-serine ammonia-lyase, iron-sulfur-dependent, subunit alpha produces the protein MLYSGKELLAACQRHNCAIWECVLAEEPQKQEQSQDEFLADLQKIYDVMKSAALRGKDEELTSVSGLLHGNATRLFRHSDAGRLLSPETLRAMSMAISTSEVNASMGKIVASPTAGAAGILPACLVSWQQRTGCDDNEVLHGMMTAAQIGAIVMARANVSGAEGGCQAECGSAAAMAAAALTELMGGTPEQALNAAGYALIHVMGLVCDPIGGRVEYPCFLRNASGVLNAMGAAELALAGIQNFADFDGVVQAMKEVGDSLPAPLRETGLGGIAKHCHAAFREKNKEQLPLIRE, from the coding sequence ATGTTATACAGCGGAAAAGAACTATTGGCAGCCTGCCAACGGCATAACTGCGCCATTTGGGAATGCGTTCTTGCGGAAGAACCGCAAAAACAGGAACAAAGCCAGGACGAATTTCTGGCCGATCTGCAAAAAATCTACGATGTGATGAAATCTGCCGCCTTGCGCGGAAAAGACGAAGAATTGACCTCCGTCTCCGGTCTGTTGCACGGAAATGCCACACGTCTGTTTCGCCACAGCGACGCCGGACGCCTGCTCTCGCCCGAAACTTTACGGGCCATGAGCATGGCCATCTCGACCTCCGAGGTCAACGCGTCGATGGGAAAAATCGTTGCCAGCCCCACCGCCGGCGCCGCGGGCATTTTGCCCGCCTGTCTGGTTTCGTGGCAACAACGCACCGGCTGCGATGACAATGAGGTGTTACACGGTATGATGACCGCGGCGCAAATTGGAGCGATTGTGATGGCGCGTGCGAATGTTTCCGGCGCGGAGGGCGGCTGTCAGGCGGAATGCGGCAGTGCAGCGGCGATGGCTGCCGCGGCGTTGACGGAATTGATGGGCGGAACCCCGGAGCAGGCGCTGAATGCCGCTGGTTATGCCCTCATCCACGTCATGGGGCTGGTGTGCGACCCCATCGGCGGGCGCGTAGAATATCCCTGCTTTCTCCGCAATGCATCCGGCGTGCTGAACGCCATGGGTGCAGCGGAGTTGGCACTCGCAGGCATTCAAAACTTTGCCGATTTTGACGGCGTTGTTCAGGCGATGAAAGAAGTCGGCGACAGCTTGCCTGCCCCACTGCGGGAAACCGGATTGGGCGGCATTGCGAAGCATTGTCACGCCGCTTTTCGCGAAAAAAATAAGGAGCAATTGCCCCTTATTCGAGAGTGA
- the sdaAB gene encoding L-serine ammonia-lyase, iron-sulfur-dependent subunit beta, whose protein sequence is MDSSIIFRDVIGPIMVGPSSSHTAGACRLGNIARAVYGKPPRKVRLLLHGSFAETYRGHGTDRALLGGLLGMCTDDPGIIDGLGAARRAGLEFEFLPANLGGVHPNTVRFEFLEDEAVVCAVTGSSIGGGQVRIIEIDGKKTEFDGKLASVIITYPDRKNMILDITTHFSKYHANIATMRVSREKQSVTLFAELDDELPTSIVDEILNIDGVTSCRLIPRLV, encoded by the coding sequence ATGGATTCTTCAATCATTTTTCGCGACGTGATCGGTCCAATTATGGTCGGTCCCTCCAGTTCCCACACCGCCGGCGCCTGCCGATTGGGCAACATTGCCCGCGCCGTTTACGGCAAACCGCCCCGAAAGGTACGCCTTTTGTTGCATGGCAGTTTTGCCGAAACCTACCGGGGGCATGGCACGGACCGGGCACTTTTGGGCGGACTTTTGGGGATGTGCACGGATGACCCCGGCATTATCGACGGACTGGGCGCTGCACGCCGCGCCGGTTTGGAATTTGAATTTTTACCGGCGAATCTGGGCGGGGTGCATCCGAATACCGTTCGCTTTGAGTTTTTGGAAGACGAAGCAGTGGTCTGCGCCGTGACCGGTTCTTCCATCGGAGGCGGGCAGGTGCGCATCATTGAAATTGACGGTAAGAAAACGGAATTTGATGGGAAATTGGCATCGGTCATTATCACCTATCCGGATCGCAAAAACATGATTTTGGATATTACGACGCACTTCAGCAAATATCACGCAAATATCGCGACGATGCGCGTTTCGCGCGAAAAACAATCCGTTACGCTCTTTGCGGAATTGGATGACGAGCTGCCGACTTCCATCGTCGATGAAATACTGAACATTGACGGGGTGACGAGCTGTCGCCTCATTCCCCGTCTGGTATAG
- the fusA gene encoding elongation factor G, whose protein sequence is MKKYDTKHIRNLALVGHSGSGKTSLSEGLLYKTGGTTRLGHVENGNTVSDFDKEEIARGASIALSVVPVEWEDCKINLLDAPGYFDFEGQVLSALRAAEAALMVIDASAGIEVGTEKYWQYTEKIGLPRIIFLNKMEKEHVDFNVRISELHQRLGKKVVPLTLTLGMGESFEGLIDIMDKKAYHYDGFDRKEIEIPEDRRAEVDAAYDEIVEVIAMTDDALMEKYFNGESFSEAEIRRGMTAAILDGSAVPLIAGSATSGAGLDLLLDAVVKYMPSPDDERAHSGFRPMEGEARPMRADQPLSGVIFKTIVDPFVGKISIFKVVSGAYKKGQEFYNASQKRAEKPGGLFFMRGKEQMDAEEVFAGDIAAFSKLEDSRTGDTFSDAKAPVVYKKLKLPEPTLTFAIEADSKNDEDKIGHALQRLSEEDPSFVVGRNAETKQMTIAGLGNVQLEIMMNKLKNNFSVSAHTVPLRIPYRETIKGKSDVQGRHKKQTGGAGQFGDVFIRFEPIEEGFEFAEEVFGGSVPKNYFPAVEKGLRESLERGPLAGYPVTGIKATLYDGSYHPVDSNEMAFKTAAQIAFKKGVQEATPVLLEPVMSLSIVVPDEYLGDVMGDMNKRRGRILGMEQDEDGNQVVSAEAPYAEVAQYAIDLRSMTQGRGHFTMEMLGYEEVPANIAEKIIEEAKED, encoded by the coding sequence ATGAAGAAATACGACACGAAGCACATCCGTAATCTTGCGCTGGTGGGTCACAGTGGTTCCGGAAAGACCTCTCTGAGCGAAGGGCTTCTGTATAAAACAGGCGGGACGACCCGTTTAGGACACGTGGAAAACGGGAACACGGTTTCCGATTTTGATAAAGAAGAGATCGCACGCGGGGCATCCATTGCCTTAAGCGTTGTGCCGGTGGAATGGGAAGACTGCAAGATCAATTTACTGGATGCTCCGGGTTATTTCGACTTTGAGGGGCAGGTGCTCAGTGCACTTCGCGCGGCCGAAGCGGCGCTCATGGTCATTGACGCATCGGCGGGCATTGAAGTCGGAACCGAAAAATATTGGCAATACACAGAAAAAATCGGTCTGCCACGCATCATTTTCCTCAATAAAATGGAAAAAGAACATGTCGACTTTAACGTACGCATCTCGGAGTTACATCAGCGGTTGGGGAAAAAGGTCGTTCCTTTGACTTTGACGCTGGGCATGGGAGAGAGCTTCGAAGGCCTGATTGACATAATGGACAAGAAAGCCTATCACTACGACGGATTTGACCGCAAAGAAATCGAAATTCCCGAAGACCGCCGGGCAGAAGTGGACGCGGCATACGATGAAATCGTCGAAGTCATTGCTATGACAGACGACGCACTGATGGAAAAATATTTTAACGGGGAGAGCTTTTCCGAAGCAGAGATCCGCCGCGGCATGACAGCGGCAATTTTAGACGGTTCAGCGGTTCCGCTCATTGCGGGTTCCGCCACAAGCGGTGCCGGATTGGATCTGTTGCTGGATGCGGTTGTGAAATACATGCCGTCGCCGGATGATGAGCGGGCTCATTCGGGATTTCGTCCGATGGAAGGCGAAGCGCGTCCCATGCGTGCGGATCAACCGCTTAGCGGGGTGATTTTCAAGACGATCGTCGATCCGTTCGTGGGAAAGATTTCCATTTTTAAGGTTGTTTCCGGGGCGTATAAAAAGGGACAGGAATTTTATAACGCTAGTCAGAAACGAGCAGAGAAACCGGGCGGACTATTCTTCATGCGCGGAAAAGAGCAGATGGATGCCGAGGAAGTTTTCGCCGGAGACATCGCTGCGTTCTCCAAATTGGAAGACAGTCGCACGGGCGATACCTTCAGCGATGCCAAAGCGCCGGTGGTTTATAAAAAGTTAAAGTTACCGGAGCCGACGCTGACCTTTGCGATTGAAGCGGACTCCAAAAATGATGAGGATAAAATCGGACATGCGCTGCAGCGCTTGAGTGAAGAAGATCCCTCCTTTGTCGTCGGGCGCAATGCTGAGACCAAACAGATGACAATTGCAGGGCTGGGCAATGTGCAGTTGGAAATCATGATGAATAAACTGAAGAATAATTTCAGCGTTTCCGCACATACCGTGCCGCTGCGCATTCCGTACCGCGAGACGATTAAGGGCAAGTCGGATGTGCAGGGACGCCATAAAAAGCAGACGGGCGGGGCCGGACAATTTGGCGATGTCTTTATCCGCTTTGAACCGATTGAAGAGGGCTTTGAATTTGCCGAAGAGGTGTTCGGCGGTTCCGTTCCGAAGAACTATTTCCCGGCGGTGGAAAAGGGATTGCGCGAATCTTTGGAACGCGGTCCGTTGGCGGGGTACCCTGTGACGGGCATTAAAGCGACGCTGTACGATGGATCCTACCATCCGGTCGACTCGAATGAAATGGCATTTAAGACGGCAGCGCAGATCGCTTTCAAAAAAGGCGTGCAGGAAGCGACGCCGGTACTGTTGGAGCCAGTAATGTCGCTCTCCATCGTCGTGCCAGATGAATATCTCGGCGACGTCATGGGGGATATGAACAAAAGACGCGGTCGCATTTTAGGCATGGAGCAGGATGAAGACGGCAATCAGGTGGTGTCTGCGGAAGCACCGTACGCGGAAGTCGCGCAGTATGCGATCGATCTGCGTTCCATGACGCAGGGGCGCGGCCATTTCACGATGGAAATGCTGGGTTATGAAGAAGTACCGGCGAATATCGCGGAGAAGATCATCGAAGAAGCCAAAGAAGACTAA
- a CDS encoding CtsR family transcriptional regulator — protein sequence MAGLTGRIEDFLLEMMDSTGDGILEIGRNDLAARFECAPSQINYVLTTRFSPYNGYYIESRRGGSGYIRIIRLQRDADDTVSELLHSVVRERITQEKAFRILQSLQRQGAIEEREETLMQHALDDNALRRVPSGSRNEVRAAILKNMLLTFLR from the coding sequence ATGGCCGGCTTAACCGGAAGAATTGAAGACTTTTTATTAGAGATGATGGACTCCACCGGTGACGGAATCTTAGAGATTGGGCGCAATGATTTAGCGGCGCGGTTCGAGTGCGCGCCTTCGCAGATTAACTACGTTTTAACAACACGCTTCAGCCCCTATAATGGGTATTATATTGAATCAAGGAGGGGCGGTTCAGGCTACATTCGCATCATTCGTTTACAGCGCGATGCGGATGATACCGTCAGCGAATTGCTGCATTCCGTAGTGCGCGAGCGCATTACACAGGAGAAGGCGTTTCGAATTTTGCAATCTCTGCAAAGGCAGGGCGCGATTGAAGAGCGGGAAGAGACGCTCATGCAGCACGCGTTGGACGACAATGCACTGCGACGTGTGCCGTCGGGCAGCCGCAATGAGGTGCGCGCCGCCATCCTAAAAAACATGCTGCTCACCTTTTTGCGGTGA
- a CDS encoding ATP-dependent Clp protease ATP-binding subunit → MEFKRTPMQALMHAAAHEAAEFHLDEIRPEHLLLAMMKTAGPESEALTRAGANYQTLWKIARGNCEDGISQRPPTHASDDVRRLLQQAQQIARQNGEKEVYAEYALLAILNDRGSLATLMLSIADVDKQTVYQNLVTLIRENRQEADDSNLSKYGKNLNAEAEKGKIDPVIGREKEINRVIQILSRRTKNNPVLIGEPGVGKTAIAEGLAQRIVTGNVPDIMKRKTVISVDMASMVAGTKYRGEFEQRLNETIDELVQQEDTIVFIDELHTIIGAGSSEGSLDASNILKPALAKGQLQVIGATTIDEYRGRIEADAALERRFQPVLVEESSREESVEIIQGLRPRYEAFHKVRLSEEAIRAAVDLTDRYLTDRFLPDKAIDVLDEAQARIHVESYRLSPELLAMEARRRELEEEKSNAALTQNFERAATLRDAISELDRAYEEQKKRAEAADDVLPEVGYDEVAEIVSEWAQVPVTRLTEKESDRYLHLAEALKARVIGQDYAVDTISSALKRARVGLKAHDRPIGSFIFVGPTGVGKTYLAKMIAEELFGDESSLIRIDMSEYMERYSVSRLLGAAPGYVGYEEGGQLTEAVRTKPYSVVLFDEIEKAHPDVFNVLLQLLDDGRLTDGKGRTVDFRNTVLILTSNVGATRLEKSNRIGFETEEEVEKQEYEKMKDVVHEELKQTFRPEFLNRLDEVVVFHRLSEASILEITHLLLDQLMVRIEEIGQHVTYTDAAARLLAKAGFSAEFGARPLERAIRTQVEDLFAEKLLANEMDAAKNYELCVRKQELTLVESGVYRESLAAESTEKADEADSAAVSVR, encoded by the coding sequence ATGGAGTTTAAACGTACCCCGATGCAGGCATTGATGCATGCGGCGGCGCATGAAGCGGCAGAGTTTCATCTGGATGAAATTCGCCCGGAGCACCTTCTTCTTGCCATGATGAAGACGGCGGGACCGGAAAGCGAGGCGTTGACGCGCGCCGGGGCAAATTACCAGACTCTGTGGAAAATTGCTCGCGGCAATTGCGAGGACGGCATATCGCAGCGTCCACCGACGCACGCTTCCGATGATGTGCGCCGACTTTTGCAGCAGGCCCAGCAGATTGCCCGCCAAAATGGTGAAAAGGAGGTGTATGCCGAATATGCCCTGCTGGCGATTCTGAACGATCGCGGTTCGCTGGCGACATTGATGCTCAGCATCGCCGATGTCGACAAACAGACGGTATACCAGAATCTTGTAACTTTAATTCGGGAAAATCGGCAGGAAGCGGATGATTCCAATTTAAGCAAGTATGGAAAAAATTTGAATGCGGAAGCGGAAAAGGGAAAGATTGATCCCGTTATCGGGCGGGAAAAAGAAATCAATCGCGTGATTCAGATCCTCTCGCGCCGTACAAAAAATAATCCTGTACTCATCGGCGAGCCCGGCGTCGGGAAAACGGCGATTGCCGAAGGATTGGCACAGCGCATCGTGACCGGAAATGTCCCGGATATTATGAAACGGAAAACCGTCATTTCGGTGGATATGGCCTCGATGGTGGCGGGCACAAAATATCGCGGCGAATTTGAGCAACGGTTGAATGAGACCATTGATGAACTCGTGCAGCAGGAAGACACCATCGTATTTATCGACGAATTGCACACGATCATCGGTGCGGGCAGCTCCGAGGGGTCTTTGGATGCGTCGAATATATTGAAACCGGCGTTGGCGAAGGGGCAATTGCAGGTGATCGGGGCGACGACTATTGACGAATACCGCGGTCGCATTGAAGCGGATGCGGCGTTGGAACGACGTTTTCAGCCGGTTTTGGTTGAGGAATCCTCGCGGGAAGAATCCGTAGAGATTATTCAGGGATTGCGCCCGCGCTACGAGGCATTTCATAAAGTGCGGCTCAGTGAAGAAGCGATTCGCGCTGCGGTGGATTTGACGGATCGCTATCTGACCGATCGGTTCCTGCCGGATAAGGCCATTGATGTGTTGGACGAGGCGCAAGCGCGCATTCATGTCGAATCGTATCGCCTGTCGCCGGAGTTGCTCGCGATGGAAGCGCGGCGCAGGGAATTGGAGGAAGAAAAGTCCAATGCCGCTCTGACACAAAACTTTGAGCGCGCCGCTACGTTGCGCGATGCGATCAGCGAGTTGGACCGCGCCTATGAGGAACAGAAAAAACGGGCGGAAGCAGCCGACGATGTGCTGCCGGAAGTCGGCTATGATGAGGTGGCGGAGATCGTCTCTGAGTGGGCGCAGGTGCCGGTGACGCGCCTGACAGAAAAGGAGAGCGATCGATACCTGCACCTTGCGGAGGCGTTGAAGGCGCGTGTGATCGGCCAGGATTATGCCGTCGATACAATTTCATCCGCTTTGAAGCGGGCACGTGTCGGATTAAAGGCGCATGACCGTCCGATCGGCAGCTTCATTTTCGTCGGACCGACCGGTGTCGGAAAAACCTATCTGGCAAAAATGATTGCCGAAGAACTCTTTGGCGACGAGTCCAGTCTGATTCGCATTGACATGTCTGAATATATGGAGCGATATTCTGTCTCGCGATTGCTGGGGGCGGCGCCGGGTTATGTCGGTTATGAAGAAGGCGGTCAGCTGACGGAAGCGGTGCGCACCAAGCCGTATTCGGTCGTGCTCTTTGATGAAATCGAGAAAGCCCACCCGGACGTGTTTAATGTATTGCTGCAGCTGTTGGATGACGGCAGACTTACGGACGGCAAGGGGCGAACGGTGGATTTCCGCAATACCGTTTTGATTCTGACGTCCAATGTCGGAGCGACGCGCCTGGAGAAGTCGAATCGTATCGGCTTTGAAACCGAAGAAGAAGTTGAAAAACAGGAATATGAAAAAATGAAGGACGTGGTGCACGAAGAACTCAAGCAGACCTTTCGCCCGGAATTTCTCAACCGCCTGGATGAAGTGGTCGTATTTCATCGCTTGAGCGAAGCGTCTATCCTGGAAATTACTCATCTGCTGTTGGATCAACTCATGGTGCGGATTGAAGAAATCGGGCAGCACGTCACGTACACGGATGCGGCGGCGCGCTTGCTTGCCAAAGCGGGATTTAGCGCAGAGTTCGGTGCGCGTCCGTTAGAGCGGGCCATTCGCACGCAGGTGGAGGATCTTTTTGCCGAGAAATTGCTGGCAAATGAAATGGATGCAGCGAAGAATTACGAGCTCTGTGTGCGCAAACAGGAACTGACCTTGGTGGAGAGCGGCGTGTACAGGGAGTCACTCGCAGCGGAGTCCACCGAAAAGGCAGACGAAGCGGATTCTGCTGCGGTCTCGGTGAGGTAA
- the radA gene encoding DNA repair protein RadA — protein sequence MAKKAEYVCSECGRKVVGWTGRCPACGAWGTMQEQAAPLSRSGRRTSPSSPRNQAQSLPSVPLSSSERFSTGMEELNRVLGGGLVRDSVTMLTARPGAGKSTLLLQMAGEVARAGRRCLYVSGEESTGQIKARAERVLANLPEEVYLLSTNSMDDAVQEAQRLHPAVLVVDSVQTMRLEEFLQREGSPTQTVQVTTSLVELCKDPQQPMAAFLVGHMTKADEMAGLRTLEHLVDTVLYLDSGNDESLRVLRATKNRFGTTGEIGLFSMEAEGLREITDPYGTFLTRRKAPVAGAAITLQREGTRLIPLEIEALVSANYGPYPTRIGDSLRRDTLNTLISVLEERAGFRLSEKNVVLKATGGLSVSEKAADLTICIAIASAARNFPVPKDTVFFGEVGLTGELKPVRELDRRLREVERLGFTCAYVPETGTIHEKKRLQIRRCANLQEVIRQVFR from the coding sequence ATGGCAAAAAAGGCGGAATATGTCTGCTCAGAATGCGGACGCAAAGTGGTGGGCTGGACAGGGCGCTGTCCGGCCTGCGGTGCTTGGGGGACCATGCAGGAGCAGGCGGCACCTCTTTCCCGCAGCGGAAGGCGAACTTCGCCCAGTTCGCCGCGCAACCAGGCGCAGTCGCTTCCGAGCGTTCCTCTTTCTTCGTCCGAACGTTTTTCCACCGGAATGGAGGAATTGAATCGCGTTCTGGGCGGCGGTTTGGTGCGCGATTCCGTGACGATGCTTACAGCGCGTCCGGGTGCGGGAAAAAGCACTTTACTTTTGCAGATGGCAGGGGAGGTGGCACGTGCCGGACGACGCTGCCTTTATGTATCCGGCGAAGAAAGCACCGGGCAGATCAAGGCGCGCGCTGAGCGGGTACTGGCGAATTTGCCGGAAGAGGTGTATTTGCTTTCCACAAATTCCATGGACGATGCGGTGCAGGAAGCGCAGCGTCTTCATCCGGCCGTGCTCGTTGTGGACAGCGTGCAAACCATGCGCCTGGAAGAATTTTTGCAGCGGGAGGGTTCGCCCACGCAAACTGTGCAAGTGACGACCTCTCTTGTCGAGTTGTGCAAAGATCCGCAGCAGCCGATGGCGGCTTTTTTGGTGGGCCATATGACAAAAGCGGATGAAATGGCGGGGTTGCGCACCTTGGAACACCTTGTCGATACCGTGCTCTATCTCGACAGCGGCAATGACGAGTCCCTGCGCGTGCTTCGTGCGACGAAGAACCGTTTCGGAACAACCGGAGAAATTGGTCTGTTTTCTATGGAAGCGGAGGGATTGCGGGAAATTACCGATCCCTATGGCACCTTTTTGACGCGGAGAAAGGCGCCGGTGGCGGGCGCGGCCATTACTCTGCAGCGCGAAGGAACGCGCCTCATTCCATTGGAAATCGAAGCGCTGGTTTCTGCGAACTACGGTCCCTATCCGACCCGTATTGGCGACAGCTTGCGGCGCGACACACTGAATACGTTGATCAGCGTACTGGAAGAGCGTGCCGGTTTTCGTCTGTCGGAAAAGAATGTCGTATTGAAAGCGACGGGCGGCCTTTCCGTCTCAGAAAAAGCGGCGGACTTGACAATTTGTATCGCCATTGCTTCGGCGGCACGGAATTTTCCTGTGCCCAAAGACACCGTGTTTTTTGGAGAAGTCGGATTGACCGGGGAATTGAAGCCGGTGCGCGAGTTGGATCGTAGGCTGCGCGAGGTCGAACGACTGGGCTTTACGTGCGCTTATGTACCGGAAACGGGAACAATTCACGAAAAAAAGCGCCTGCAGATTCGGCGCTGTGCAAACTTACAAGAAGTGATACGGCAAGTCTTTCGATAA
- a CDS encoding branched-chain amino acid transporter permease yields the protein MNFDSYLFWMIVLGSAIILVLRLTPFVLFQNRTLPRAFAQLIDHLPAAIMAILVIYCLADVPQAAIGENFATFLAIGAILLTHWRFQNDLLSIAVGTISYMVFLRILG from the coding sequence ATGAATTTCGATTCCTATCTTTTTTGGATGATCGTGTTGGGATCCGCCATTATTCTCGTTCTGCGCCTCACGCCCTTTGTGCTGTTTCAAAACCGCACACTGCCCCGTGCCTTTGCGCAGCTTATCGACCACCTGCCCGCCGCTATTATGGCGATCTTAGTCATTTACTGTCTGGCGGACGTGCCCCAAGCAGCAATTGGTGAAAATTTTGCCACTTTCCTCGCCATCGGTGCAATCCTTTTAACACATTGGCGCTTTCAAAATGACCTGTTGAGTATTGCCGTCGGCACGATTTCCTATATGGTTTTTCTGCGCATACTCGGCTAA
- a CDS encoding AzlC family ABC transporter permease, with amino-acid sequence MSKTERFKYAAIKSLPVLTGYLFLGMSLGILVQQAGVGVPGVLLMSTFVFAGSFQFLMAGFLLVQTPLATVAIMGALISSRHLFYGLSFLNDFQTLGWRKWYIAFALTDESYSLLLSLKEEDLAVADRDAISFWICLLDHGYWIIGTVLGVLLGDALPFDFRGIEFSMTSLFVVLLLHQIGGAKKAARRAAGIGGVTSAAMLLLLGQQHFLLPSILISSALLLWMDERRKELA; translated from the coding sequence ATGTCAAAAACAGAACGTTTCAAATATGCAGCTATCAAATCGCTTCCGGTATTAACGGGCTACCTGTTTTTAGGCATGTCCCTGGGCATTCTCGTACAACAAGCCGGCGTCGGTGTACCGGGTGTTCTTTTGATGAGTACTTTCGTCTTTGCCGGTTCGTTTCAGTTTCTCATGGCGGGCTTTTTGCTGGTGCAGACGCCGCTTGCCACTGTGGCTATCATGGGGGCGCTGATCAGTTCGCGTCACCTTTTTTACGGGCTGAGTTTTCTCAATGACTTTCAAACGCTCGGTTGGCGCAAGTGGTATATTGCTTTCGCGCTCACCGATGAATCGTACTCGCTGTTGCTTTCCTTAAAGGAAGAAGACCTTGCCGTCGCTGACCGCGATGCCATTTCTTTCTGGATCTGTCTCCTGGATCATGGGTACTGGATCATCGGAACCGTTCTCGGCGTCCTCTTGGGGGATGCCCTGCCCTTTGATTTTCGCGGCATTGAATTCAGTATGACCTCGCTTTTCGTCGTCTTGCTGCTTCATCAGATCGGCGGCGCAAAAAAAGCGGCGCGTCGCGCCGCAGGCATCGGCGGAGTAACCTCCGCTGCTATGTTGCTGCTTCTTGGACAACAGCATTTTCTACTGCCTTCGATACTGATCAGCAGCGCGCTCCTGCTCTGGATGGATGAGCGTCGAAAGGAGCTGGCATGA
- a CDS encoding gamma-glutamylcyclotransferase family protein, with translation MKNYVAYGSNMDVAQMARRCPDSKLVGKGTLKNYRFYFKGVNDRNYATVEKAEGSDLPILFWQISEADERELDKYEEYPGMYEKEEVPVILENGETKTGLIYVMPTSNPMHAPTKSYYRVIELAYKKFGFNCDILKDALHLTGEPLREERESLYEFQTPEA, from the coding sequence ATGAAAAATTATGTCGCCTACGGCAGCAACATGGATGTGGCGCAGATGGCCCGGCGTTGTCCGGACAGTAAACTGGTCGGCAAAGGGACGCTGAAGAATTATCGTTTTTATTTCAAAGGGGTCAATGATCGCAATTATGCGACCGTCGAAAAGGCGGAAGGAAGCGATCTGCCCATCCTTTTTTGGCAAATCAGCGAGGCGGACGAAAGAGAACTGGACAAGTATGAGGAATATCCGGGCATGTACGAAAAAGAAGAGGTGCCCGTGATTTTGGAAAATGGGGAGACGAAGACGGGGCTAATTTATGTCATGCCGACGTCCAATCCGATGCACGCGCCTACGAAAAGTTATTACCGGGTGATTGAACTGGCCTATAAAAAGTTCGGGTTCAATTGCGATATTTTGAAAGACGCGCTGCACTTAACCGGGGAACCGCTGCGAGAAGAGCGGGAGAGCCTGTACGAATTTCAAACACCGGAAGCCTAG
- the tyrS gene encoding tyrosine--tRNA ligase, producing MLYEKEYENVLDELIDRGYFENATDEAGVRELLQGDAVPFYIGFDATADSLTVGHMVQIMVMMRMQAYGHRPIALLGGGTTLIGDPSGRSDMRKVMTKETIDANAACFYRQLQRFLRFEEGAAVLCNNADWLLDLNFVQFMREIGVHFNVGEMIKKDAYKNRMAEGGLTFFEFAYMLFQSYDFLVLYRKYGCRLQLGGSDQWSNIIGGADLIRKVEGADAYGMTFKLLTTADGVKMGKSMKGAVWLDEKKTSPYDLFQYMRNIDDRDVEKFLLLLTFLPKARCEELGRRTDAAGINEAKEILAYEVTKTVHGEEKAELALETSRALFTGSAEHEDMPTAEISPEEGADSVGILTLLTKAGLTKSNGEARRLVQQGGILLDEEKVEDATLQVQIAALKSGVIIRKGKKTYLRVVAK from the coding sequence ATGCTCTACGAAAAAGAATACGAGAATGTGCTAGATGAATTGATCGATCGCGGCTACTTTGAAAATGCCACGGATGAAGCGGGCGTTCGCGAGCTGCTCCAAGGTGACGCCGTGCCTTTTTATATCGGTTTTGATGCCACCGCCGATTCGCTGACCGTCGGCCACATGGTGCAGATCATGGTCATGATGCGGATGCAGGCGTATGGTCATCGCCCGATCGCTCTTCTGGGCGGCGGAACCACCTTGATCGGGGATCCGTCCGGAAGAAGCGATATGCGCAAAGTCATGACCAAAGAAACGATTGATGCCAATGCCGCCTGCTTCTACAGGCAGTTGCAGCGTTTCCTGCGTTTTGAAGAAGGCGCCGCCGTTCTCTGCAATAACGCGGATTGGCTTTTAGATCTCAATTTTGTCCAATTCATGCGAGAAATCGGCGTACATTTTAACGTCGGGGAAATGATTAAAAAGGATGCCTACAAAAACCGCATGGCGGAGGGCGGACTGACATTTTTCGAATTCGCTTATATGCTTTTTCAAAGTTACGATTTTCTCGTTTTGTACCGCAAGTATGGTTGCCGCCTGCAATTGGGCGGATCAGATCAGTGGTCAAATATCATCGGGGGCGCCGATCTCATTCGCAAGGTGGAAGGTGCCGATGCCTATGGCATGACCTTCAAGCTGCTGACAACGGCGGACGGCGTAAAGATGGGCAAATCCATGAAAGGCGCCGTTTGGTTGGACGAAAAGAAAACCAGTCCTTATGATCTGTTCCAATATATGCGCAATATTGATGACCGCGACGTGGAAAAATTCCTCTTACTGCTCACTTTCCTGCCGAAGGCGCGTTGCGAAGAATTAGGGCGCCGTACCGATGCCGCCGGGATTAACGAAGCCAAGGAAATCCTCGCCTATGAAGTGACAAAGACCGTTCATGGCGAAGAAAAGGCGGAGCTGGCGTTGGAAACTTCGCGTGCCCTGTTCACCGGGAGCGCGGAGCACGAAGACATGCCGACAGCGGAAATTTCCCCGGAGGAAGGTGCGGATTCCGTGGGCATCTTGACTCTGCTGACGAAAGCGGGACTGACAAAATCCAATGGAGAGGCGCGCCGTCTGGTGCAGCAGGGCGGCATTCTCCTCGATGAAGAAAAAGTGGAAGATGCCACGCTGCAAGTGCAAATTGCGGCACTAAAATCCGGCGTAATCATTCGCAAAGGGAAAAAGACGTATCTGCGCGTCGTTGCCAAATAA